The sequence ATAATCTTAACACAAATTATTCATAAAGTAAATCTTTATATATTGAAGAAAAGAATTTAATAAAAAATGGAGCCATTAAATAGCTCCATTTTTTATCTTTATTTTTTATTCTTTTTATTTTTTAGTTTTTCTAATAATTCTTGATCTATCTCTATATCTTTTTCTTTAGAAATATCTGGAAAAGTTCTTTCCATTGGAATAACTCCTATAGCCATAAGAATTTCATAAGGTAGTGATGCTCTAAAAGTTTTTAACAATTTTAACATGTGATCAACTTTATCTCCTGGCATCGACAATAAAAATATACAGTCTGTTCCTGGCCAAATTTGTGAGTTCTTATGTTTCAACTTTTCACTCCAAACACTTTCTGCTTTTCTTTGAATAGTATACATATGAAAATGTATATCATCAAAAAAATCTTCTAACATTGTTTTATGTGATTCATTAATATAAATCATCATTAATTTATAGTCTTGAAATTTATCCATATACTTATCCTCCCTACTATTCTTATCTTAAGCAGATTTTTTATTAAAAAGTTTTTTTAGTAGTTTTGCCATCTTTTCAATGAAATCTTCTACTAATGTAAATAGTATAGGTATAATTACTAGAGTTAGTACAGTTGAGAAAGTCAATCCAAACATTACTGTTATAGCCATTCCTCTATATATTTCTGATCCTTCTCCAATTCCTAATGATAGCGGCAACATTCCCAATACTGTAGTCATTGTTGTCATAAGTATTGGTCTAAGTCTTGTTCTACAAGACTCTACTACTGCTTCTATTCTACCACTACCTCTTTCAATAGTCAACTGAATAAAGTCAATAAGTACAATAGCGTTGTTAACAACTACTCCAGCTAGCAAGATAAGTCCAACCATTACCATTACATCTATAGGTTGATTAAATACTAATAATCCTACTATTATTCCTATTAATGATAAAGGTATTGATCCTATTATGATAAATGGTAATAGGAAGTTTTCAAACTGTGCAGCTAATAGTGCATAAATTAAGAAAATAGATATTCCTAATGCCATTCCTAATTGTTGTGTTGAATCATTAAGGTTTTCAGAGTCTCCTCCCCATCTATATGATACAGAAGCTGGTGGATTAGATTCATTAAATGCTTTTACCATAGCCTCTTGTAACCCTTTTATTCCAACACCACCATCATTGGCAGAAACAGTTACACTATAAATTCTATCTGTCTTATTGATTTCTGATGATCCTTCTGCATAAATTACATTAGAGATATCAGAAACCTTAACAAATTTTCCATCTCCTATTTTGATATTAATGTTTTGAATATCATTAATATCCTTTCTTTTATCCTTTGGAAGTCTTACCATAACATCTATCTCTTCAGATCCAGTTTTTACAGTAACAGTATTTCCTCTATCTCCTCCAAGTATAGAGTAACTCATTATTTGTCCAACTGTTACAGGATCTATTCCATAACTTCTAATCTTATCTCTATCAAGTACTATTCTAGCCTCTACGTTACCTGGATCAAGAGTTGATTTTACGTCAACAGCCCCTGGATAAAGTTTTATTTTATCCAAAACAGATTTTCCAACTACTTTTAACTCTTCTAAGTTAGCTCCAACTATATCAAACTCCACATCTCTTGATGGGCTTCTCATAGCAAAATCTTCAGACATACTAATTCTAGTATCAGGTATTTTTTCAACTAATGGTCTTATTTTGTCAATGATTTCAAAAGCTGAAATATCTCTAGTATCTTTTTTACCTATATCTACGTTTACTGAAAGTAAATCGTTTTGAACTACTGTAAAATAAAACTTTGTATTTGGATCTTGTTTTACAATATCCTCAATTTGTTTAGCAATATATTCAGATTTATCTAAGTCTAATCCTTTTCCTAATTCAGCAATAACTGAATATCTACCTTGGTCTTGTTTAGGCATAAATTCCATTTTTAAGAAACTTCCTAAAAATACTACTGTAAATATAAATACAACTATTGTTATTCCTAAAGTTTTTAATCTATTTACTAAAGCCCAATTTATAATTTTTAAATATGTACTTTTTACCTTTGTAAATATCTTTCCTTCAGCAGTTATATCTATCTTATTGCTTAAGAATCTACTTGCCAACATTGGTATCAATGTTAATGAAACTAGTAAAGCAGCCACGTTCGAAAATATAATAGAGTATGATAAATCTCTAAATATCTCTCTAGCAATACCTGGTATAAATAGTATAGGTATAAATACTACCATTGTTGTTAATGCTGATGCTATAACTGAAAGTGTTACTTCTGTAGCTCCATTTTCTGATGCTTCCATTACTGGAGAGTGTAACTCTGTCATATGACGATAGATATTATCCACAACAACAACGGAGTTGTCTGTAAGCATTCCTACCCCTATTGATAATCCCATAAGTGAGATTAGGTTAAGAGATGTTCCCGCTAATGATAAGAAAGCAAAAGTAAATATTATTGCAACTGGTAAAGCTGCTGATACAAGTATTGTAGCTCTAATATTTTTTAAGAATACAAGTAAGACTATTGTTGCTAATACAAGTCCTTGAATTGCGTTTCCAGAAACACTAGATATTGATTTTTCAATATCTTCAGAAGTATCTAGTAATGTCTTATACTCTGTTCCTGGTGGCATTACTGATTTTAAACTTTCAAGTGCCTCAATAGCTGCTTTGTTAAGCTCTATTGTACTACCATCAGCAGATTTTTCAACAGCAACAACTATTGATTCTTTTCCTGATAAGAACCCTTTATCTGTAAAATCTTCTGTTGTTAAAACAATATCAGCTACATCTTTTAATTTTAGTGTATTACCATTACTTTGAATAATCATATTTTCATATTCGTCTATATAGTTTAACTCTCCCATAAATCTAGCAATAATATTCTTACTACCTGTTTTTACAGTTCCTAATGGAAGATTTTGGCTTGACATTGAAATTAAATTATATAATTCCACTGGAGATAGGTTATATGCTGCTAACTTATCGCTATCAAATTGAATTTGTAATTGTTTATCTGGATTACCAAATACATTTACTTGCCCTATTCCTGTTAAACTTTCAAATTTAGGTTTTAAATACTCCTCTATAAATGTACTTAATTCTCCTCTATTAGGAGCAGAGAACATCATTACCATTGTTAAGTTTCCAGCTCCAGCTTCTACCTTTCTAGCTACTGGGGTATCAGCATCATCTGGTAAATCATTAGTTATTTTTGATAATTCTCTTTGAATCTCTGTTGTTTTATCATCTGCATCTATTCCAAAATCAAATTCTACAACTATTTGAGAAGTTTCAAAAGAAGATGTTGATGAAATTTTGTCTATTCCTTCAACGTTAGGAAGTATTTCCTCTATTTTTTTAGTAATTTGTGTTTCTACATCTTCAGCTACTGCTCCATTCCAAGTTGTTCTAATCGTAACTACTGGAATATCCATATTAGGAAGTAGTTCTGACTTCATTGAAAACATTGCCATAAGACCAATAAACATAATGGAAATCATTACCATTGTTGTTGCAACTGGTCTACGTATTGACAAACCTGCTAATGTCATCTATATTTCACCTCGTTAATTCTCATTAATTTCTGTATTATTTTGTTGTTGAATTTTCTTCAACTTTGTCTCCCTCTTCAAGACCAAATACACCTTTAACAACTATTTTATCTCCCTCTTTTATCTCATTAGAAGATATTTGTGTATAAGGTAGGTTAGTTGCTCCTG comes from uncultured Fusobacterium sp. and encodes:
- a CDS encoding efflux RND transporter permease subunit, giving the protein MTLAGLSIRRPVATTMVMISIMFIGLMAMFSMKSELLPNMDIPVVTIRTTWNGAVAEDVETQITKKIEEILPNVEGIDKISSTSSFETSQIVVEFDFGIDADDKTTEIQRELSKITNDLPDDADTPVARKVEAGAGNLTMVMMFSAPNRGELSTFIEEYLKPKFESLTGIGQVNVFGNPDKQLQIQFDSDKLAAYNLSPVELYNLISMSSQNLPLGTVKTGSKNIIARFMGELNYIDEYENMIIQSNGNTLKLKDVADIVLTTEDFTDKGFLSGKESIVVAVEKSADGSTIELNKAAIEALESLKSVMPPGTEYKTLLDTSEDIEKSISSVSGNAIQGLVLATIVLLVFLKNIRATILVSAALPVAIIFTFAFLSLAGTSLNLISLMGLSIGVGMLTDNSVVVVDNIYRHMTELHSPVMEASENGATEVTLSVIASALTTMVVFIPILFIPGIAREIFRDLSYSIIFSNVAALLVSLTLIPMLASRFLSNKIDITAEGKIFTKVKSTYLKIINWALVNRLKTLGITIVVFIFTVVFLGSFLKMEFMPKQDQGRYSVIAELGKGLDLDKSEYIAKQIEDIVKQDPNTKFYFTVVQNDLLSVNVDIGKKDTRDISAFEIIDKIRPLVEKIPDTRISMSEDFAMRSPSRDVEFDIVGANLEELKVVGKSVLDKIKLYPGAVDVKSTLDPGNVEARIVLDRDKIRSYGIDPVTVGQIMSYSILGGDRGNTVTVKTGSEEIDVMVRLPKDKRKDINDIQNINIKIGDGKFVKVSDISNVIYAEGSSEINKTDRIYSVTVSANDGGVGIKGLQEAMVKAFNESNPPASVSYRWGGDSENLNDSTQQLGMALGISIFLIYALLAAQFENFLLPFIIIGSIPLSLIGIIVGLLVFNQPIDVMVMVGLILLAGVVVNNAIVLIDFIQLTIERGSGRIEAVVESCRTRLRPILMTTMTTVLGMLPLSLGIGEGSEIYRGMAITVMFGLTFSTVLTLVIIPILFTLVEDFIEKMAKLLKKLFNKKSA
- a CDS encoding PG0541 family transporter-associated protein, with the translated sequence MDKFQDYKLMMIYINESHKTMLEDFFDDIHFHMYTIQRKAESVWSEKLKHKNSQIWPGTDCIFLLSMPGDKVDHMLKLLKTFRASLPYEILMAIGVIPMERTFPDISKEKDIEIDQELLEKLKNKKNKK